A stretch of Paraburkholderia phenazinium DNA encodes these proteins:
- a CDS encoding carboxymuconolactone decarboxylase family protein: MAMMSLALGTAACSQFERKPDMETLDRSSSVNLLAGMDTVSPALERYTNDVVLGDLWKRPQLSARDRSIVTLSVLIARNQSTELPFYLDLALDSGLKPSEISEIITHLAFYSGWANATAAVKITSAVFERRGITAAQLPPAAVDLLPLDEAAEAQRESTVQQNFGAVSPGVVQFTRDALFNDLWLRPGLAPRDRSLVTVSALVATGQVAQLTYHLNRAMDNGLTKAQASEVMTQLAFYAGWPNVFTALPVVKDVLEKRPG, encoded by the coding sequence ATGGCCATGATGTCGCTTGCGCTAGGCACCGCGGCCTGTTCGCAGTTCGAAAGGAAACCTGATATGGAAACTCTGGATCGCTCGTCCTCCGTCAACCTGCTTGCCGGGATGGACACCGTTTCACCCGCCCTTGAGCGCTACACGAACGATGTGGTGCTGGGCGACCTGTGGAAGCGTCCGCAGCTTTCCGCACGGGACCGCAGCATAGTCACCCTCTCGGTATTGATTGCGCGTAATCAGAGCACAGAGTTGCCGTTCTACCTCGATCTCGCACTCGACAGTGGCCTTAAGCCGAGCGAGATTTCGGAAATCATCACGCACCTGGCGTTCTATTCCGGTTGGGCCAATGCGACCGCGGCGGTGAAGATAACGAGCGCCGTTTTCGAGCGCCGCGGGATTACGGCGGCGCAACTCCCGCCAGCGGCGGTTGACCTTCTCCCTCTCGACGAGGCGGCAGAAGCCCAGCGCGAAAGCACCGTGCAGCAAAACTTCGGCGCCGTCTCACCCGGAGTCGTTCAGTTCACCCGGGACGCGTTGTTTAACGACCTGTGGCTGCGACCAGGTCTTGCGCCCCGCGACCGTAGTCTCGTCACGGTCAGCGCGCTGGTTGCGACCGGGCAGGTCGCGCAACTGACCTATCACCTGAACCGTGCAATGGATAACGGACTGACGAAGGCACAGGCGTCGGAGGTGATGACACAACTGGCGTTCTATGCGGGTTGGCCGAATGTATTTACGGCACTTCCAGTCGTTAAGGACGTACTTGAAAAGCGACCCGGCTGA
- a CDS encoding shikimate dehydrogenase family protein, with translation MSQKLNGATRLYPIIGDPIRFVKSPQQLTRGFEARGHNALCLPMQVAKDNLDAVMHALTLTGNVDGLLVTMPHKFSAFTYCVTSSDTARLLGGVSVMRRNADGTWHGDMLDGLAFVKAQIDHGARVKDGRALLVGAGAAGSAIAIALLEAGVGELIIHDADESRATRLNGLVAELARGRVRVGAADPAGCTLVFNATPMGLAEDDPLPVSGELLDSSMFVGDVIAGHGVTPLLTAAQSAGCKTANGVQMVDAVQEMMLDFLLR, from the coding sequence ATGTCACAAAAACTGAATGGCGCCACCCGGCTGTACCCGATTATCGGCGACCCGATCAGATTCGTGAAATCGCCGCAACAGCTGACCCGTGGTTTCGAGGCACGAGGCCACAACGCCTTGTGCCTGCCCATGCAGGTCGCGAAGGACAACCTCGATGCGGTCATGCATGCGCTGACACTGACCGGCAATGTCGATGGCCTGCTCGTCACCATGCCGCATAAATTCTCGGCATTCACATACTGTGTGACCAGTTCCGACACTGCAAGGTTGCTAGGTGGAGTAAGCGTCATGCGGCGCAATGCGGACGGCACATGGCACGGCGACATGCTCGACGGACTCGCATTTGTAAAAGCGCAGATCGATCACGGCGCGCGCGTGAAAGACGGTCGTGCATTACTGGTGGGCGCCGGCGCTGCGGGCAGCGCGATCGCTATCGCTTTGCTCGAAGCAGGCGTGGGCGAACTCATCATCCACGACGCCGACGAATCTCGCGCAACCCGCCTGAACGGACTTGTTGCCGAACTTGCCCGGGGTCGTGTACGCGTTGGCGCAGCCGATCCGGCGGGATGTACTTTGGTATTCAACGCAACACCCATGGGCCTGGCAGAGGACGACCCGCTTCCGGTCTCCGGCGAACTGCTGGATTCGTCGATGTTCGTTGGCGATGTGATTGCGGGGCATGGAGTGACACCGTTGCTGACTGCCGCCCAGTCAGCGGGCTGCAAAACGGCGAACGGTGTCCAGATGGTCGATGCAGTGCAAGAGATGATGCTTGATTTCTTGCTGCGCTAG
- a CDS encoding Rieske (2Fe-2S) protein codes for MNGTRLCLFADVPDGGARVVDGTDERVPMVIVRRGEQVWAYANRCPHFSVPLDFEPGEVLCYRKQVVMCAHHSALFRFEDGHCIEGPCAGASLDAIRVGVDRDAWIVLKQ; via the coding sequence ATGAACGGGACGCGCCTCTGCCTATTCGCCGACGTGCCGGATGGCGGCGCGCGGGTTGTGGATGGAACGGATGAGCGTGTGCCCATGGTGATCGTGCGGCGTGGCGAGCAGGTCTGGGCCTATGCCAACCGCTGCCCGCATTTTTCGGTGCCGCTCGATTTCGAGCCCGGCGAAGTCTTGTGCTATCGCAAGCAGGTGGTGATGTGCGCGCACCACAGCGCGCTGTTTCGCTTCGAGGACGGACATTGCATCGAAGGTCCGTGCGCAGGGGCGAGTCTGGATGCGATTCGGGTGGGTGTCGACAGGGATGCGTGGATCGTATTGAAGCAGTAG
- a CDS encoding YciI family protein has translation MRRFFAVFATDKPGMRDVRERVRPNHRSWLRSAAHGVLVRLGGPTLAPQCDAMNGTLLVVEAEGIDDVMAFVSNDPYMQAGLFDRVEVRPWDWSLGNPERRV, from the coding sequence ATGCGACGTTTCTTCGCCGTATTTGCCACCGATAAACCTGGCATGCGCGACGTGCGCGAACGCGTGCGCCCGAATCATCGAAGCTGGCTGCGCAGCGCCGCACACGGGGTGCTCGTGCGCCTCGGCGGTCCGACGCTGGCGCCGCAATGCGACGCGATGAACGGCACCTTGCTGGTCGTCGAAGCGGAAGGTATCGACGATGTGATGGCGTTCGTGAGCAACGATCCGTACATGCAGGCGGGACTGTTCGATCGCGTTGAAGTGCGGCCGTGGGACTGGAGCCTCGGCAATCCCGAGCGGAGGGTGTAG
- a CDS encoding maleylacetate reductase — protein sequence MERFVYQGTPSRVVFEWGALATLPAEVERLGARRALILATLDQRPLADEVARVLGARAAGVHAQAVMHVPVEVARAARDAAQALDADCCVAVGGGSTIGLGKAIALESSLPIVAVPTTYAGSEMTPIYGLTEGRLKRTGRDTRVLPRTVIYDPSLTLSLPAAVSAASGINAMAHAVEALYAEDANPVISLMAEEAIRALGEALPIIVRTPDDKAMRSRALYGAWLAGTCLGSVGMALHHKLCHTLGGTFNLPHAQTHAAMLSHTAHYNHAAAPGALTRVARALGGNDAADAGPLLFELNRTLDIPAALEQIGMPEEGLDEAADLACKNPYANPRPIERDALRALLQRAWQGSAPA from the coding sequence ATGGAGCGCTTCGTCTATCAGGGCACGCCTTCGCGCGTAGTGTTCGAATGGGGGGCTCTCGCGACGCTGCCCGCGGAAGTGGAGCGCCTCGGCGCCCGCCGCGCGCTGATTCTCGCGACGCTCGACCAGCGTCCGCTAGCCGATGAAGTAGCGCGCGTGCTCGGCGCACGCGCCGCGGGCGTGCATGCGCAGGCCGTGATGCACGTGCCAGTCGAAGTGGCGCGCGCCGCACGCGATGCAGCGCAAGCGCTCGATGCCGACTGTTGCGTGGCCGTTGGCGGCGGCTCGACGATCGGGCTTGGCAAGGCGATCGCGCTCGAATCGTCGCTGCCGATCGTTGCAGTGCCCACGACTTACGCCGGTTCCGAGATGACGCCGATCTACGGGCTCACCGAAGGCCGTCTCAAGCGCACGGGCCGCGACACGCGCGTATTGCCGCGCACGGTGATCTACGATCCGTCGCTCACGCTATCGTTGCCGGCGGCGGTGTCGGCAGCGTCGGGCATCAACGCGATGGCGCACGCGGTGGAAGCGCTCTATGCCGAAGACGCGAACCCTGTCATCAGCCTGATGGCGGAAGAAGCGATCCGCGCGCTGGGCGAAGCGCTGCCCATCATCGTCCGTACACCTGATGACAAGGCGATGCGCAGCCGCGCGCTGTACGGCGCGTGGCTCGCGGGAACGTGCCTCGGATCGGTGGGCATGGCGCTGCATCACAAACTGTGTCACACGCTCGGCGGCACGTTCAATCTGCCGCACGCGCAAACACATGCAGCGATGCTGTCGCATACCGCGCACTATAACCATGCCGCAGCACCCGGCGCGCTGACGCGAGTGGCGCGTGCGCTCGGCGGCAACGATGCGGCCGATGCTGGTCCGCTGCTGTTCGAGCTCAACCGCACACTCGATATTCCGGCGGCGCTTGAGCAGATCGGCATGCCGGAAGAAGGGCTCGACGAAGCGGCGGATCTCGCGTGCAAGAATCCCTATGCGAATCCACGCCCCATCGAACGCGACGCGCTTCGTGCGCTGCTGCAGCGCGCGTGGCAAGGTTCGGCGCCGGCCTGA
- a CDS encoding aldehyde dehydrogenase family protein produces the protein MQTQLFIDGRFTDAVEGGTIDVLNPHDGSLITKIAAATAADVDLAVEAAARAFPKWSAMAAADRGRLLLRLADAIEANAEELAQLESLDTGHPIRDSRALDVPRTAACFRYFGGMADKLQGSVIPVETGFLNYVQRAPIGVVGQIVPWNFPLMFTSWKMGPALAAGNTVVLKPSEITPLSTLRIVELMAEVGFPAGVVNIVAGYGHTAGQRLAEHEGVGKIAFTGSTATGRRIVEASQGNLKRVQLELGGKGANIVFDDASLDAAINGAAWAIFHNQGQACIAGSRLILHERIADAFLERFVALASTIRVGNPLDPETEMGPLTSRQHLERVLAYVDVAREQGGRVLTGGTAPRDAALANGYYVRPTVVEAATPNDRIAQEEVFGPFVTVLRFRTDEEALAIANGTDYGLGSGLWTRDLSRAHRIAGQIQAGMCWINCYKRVNPGSPFGGVGKSGYGREMGFEAMHDYTEARSVWVNVDGNVPPHFQR, from the coding sequence ATGCAAACCCAACTGTTCATCGACGGCCGGTTCACGGATGCCGTCGAAGGCGGCACGATCGATGTGCTCAATCCGCATGACGGCTCGCTGATCACGAAAATCGCCGCCGCCACTGCGGCCGATGTCGATCTCGCCGTAGAAGCCGCCGCGCGCGCATTCCCAAAGTGGTCCGCGATGGCGGCCGCGGATCGGGGCCGTCTGCTGCTGCGTCTTGCCGACGCGATCGAAGCCAACGCCGAAGAGCTCGCGCAACTCGAATCGCTCGACACCGGCCATCCGATCCGCGATTCGCGTGCGCTCGACGTGCCGCGTACGGCCGCGTGCTTCCGCTACTTCGGAGGCATGGCCGACAAGCTGCAAGGCTCCGTGATTCCCGTCGAAACCGGCTTTCTCAACTACGTGCAACGCGCGCCGATCGGCGTCGTGGGACAGATCGTGCCGTGGAATTTCCCGCTGATGTTCACGAGCTGGAAGATGGGCCCCGCGCTGGCCGCCGGCAACACGGTTGTGCTCAAGCCCTCGGAAATCACGCCGCTTTCGACGCTGCGCATCGTCGAGCTGATGGCCGAGGTCGGCTTTCCGGCGGGTGTCGTCAATATCGTCGCGGGCTACGGCCACACGGCCGGACAGCGGCTCGCCGAACATGAAGGTGTCGGCAAGATCGCGTTCACCGGTTCGACGGCGACGGGGCGGCGTATCGTCGAGGCGTCGCAGGGCAATCTCAAGCGCGTGCAACTCGAACTGGGCGGGAAGGGCGCCAACATCGTCTTCGACGATGCCAGTCTGGACGCAGCCATCAACGGTGCAGCGTGGGCGATCTTCCACAACCAGGGGCAGGCCTGCATCGCTGGATCGCGACTGATCCTGCACGAGCGTATAGCCGATGCGTTCCTCGAGCGCTTTGTCGCGCTGGCGTCGACGATTCGCGTTGGCAATCCGCTTGATCCCGAGACCGAAATGGGGCCGCTCACATCCAGGCAGCATCTCGAACGCGTGCTCGCGTATGTCGATGTCGCGCGCGAACAGGGTGGCCGCGTGCTGACCGGCGGCACCGCGCCGCGCGACGCTGCGCTCGCGAACGGCTATTACGTGCGGCCGACCGTCGTCGAAGCTGCGACCCCGAACGATCGCATCGCGCAGGAAGAAGTGTTCGGACCGTTCGTGACGGTGCTGCGTTTCCGTACCGATGAAGAAGCGCTGGCGATCGCCAATGGCACTGACTACGGCCTTGGCAGCGGACTGTGGACGCGCGATCTGTCGCGCGCGCATCGCATCGCTGGGCAGATTCAGGCGGGCATGTGCTGGATCAACTGCTACAAGCGCGTCAATCCGGGTAGTCCGTTCGGCGGTGTGGGGAAATCGGGCTATGGCCGCGAGATGGGCTTCGAGGCGATGCACGACTACACAGAAGCGCGTTCGGTATGGGTCAATGTCGATGGCAATGTGCCGCCGCACTTCCAGCGCTGA
- a CDS encoding hydroxyquinol 1,2-dioxygenase: MATLTTNDHPAGFAADTVRASEPDTVTGYRRFTLGEFEFKRDEYFVKINWPAKGQIRTHNVPADAFLRAMMRDVAWGFFYGWVNFDHVFGTRNHYGKVDVYAGSFNGIMKEAGVDYIETFETPTIMATFKAILHDWTNEGFDPFAAPEETGTAFGRKHGDNDAAIERTRVATRRMPGLEGDSPLRDELPVNRAFADVVQDEPEVHVEPGFEGQLHAFNLFKYLSRSDVTWNPSVTSVCGQSLFCPTTEEYILPVFHGNDRVEWFLQLSDEIVWDIGDKNTGAPRARITMRAGDICAMPADIRHQGYSTKRSMLLVWENATPGLPKRYESGELKPYPVDF, encoded by the coding sequence ATGGCAACCCTCACGACCAACGACCATCCGGCCGGCTTTGCCGCGGACACCGTGCGCGCAAGCGAACCCGACACCGTAACCGGCTATCGCCGCTTCACGCTCGGCGAATTCGAATTCAAGCGCGACGAGTACTTCGTCAAGATCAACTGGCCGGCCAAAGGTCAGATCCGCACCCATAACGTTCCCGCCGACGCTTTCCTGCGCGCGATGATGCGCGATGTAGCGTGGGGCTTCTTCTACGGCTGGGTCAATTTCGATCATGTGTTCGGCACGCGTAATCACTACGGCAAGGTCGATGTGTACGCGGGCTCGTTTAACGGCATCATGAAGGAGGCGGGCGTCGACTATATCGAGACCTTCGAAACGCCGACGATCATGGCGACCTTCAAGGCGATCCTGCACGACTGGACCAACGAAGGTTTCGATCCGTTCGCGGCGCCGGAGGAAACCGGCACGGCATTCGGCCGCAAGCACGGCGACAACGACGCAGCGATCGAACGCACGCGTGTTGCGACACGCCGCATGCCGGGCCTCGAAGGCGACTCGCCGCTGCGCGACGAGCTTCCCGTGAACCGCGCATTCGCCGACGTCGTGCAGGACGAGCCGGAAGTGCATGTCGAACCCGGCTTCGAAGGGCAGTTGCACGCGTTCAATCTGTTCAAGTATCTGTCGCGCTCGGACGTCACGTGGAATCCGTCGGTCACGTCGGTGTGCGGGCAAAGCCTGTTCTGTCCGACCACCGAGGAATACATCCTGCCGGTTTTTCATGGCAACGATCGCGTCGAGTGGTTCCTGCAGCTTTCGGATGAGATTGTCTGGGACATCGGCGACAAGAACACGGGCGCGCCGCGCGCGCGGATCACGATGCGCGCGGGCGACATCTGCGCGATGCCGGCCGATATTCGCCATCAAGGCTATTCGACCAAACGCTCGATGCTGCTCGTCTGGGAGAACGCTACGCCAGGCCTGCCGAAGCGCTACGAGAGCGGCGAACTGAAGCCCTATCCGGTCGACTTCTGA
- a CDS encoding hydroxyquinol 1,2-dioxygenase, whose translation MTESSFHTVFASLDGYRKGEIEITSGDARHYVFSNVFEVAAHSAPYEKVVVGKNLDYVIETLRTEGQSAWFACAHDEFVILMDGEVRIDFIQLAAPPKSGIGTVHAGANPAGRPMGHVVLRRGHQALLPAGCAYRFSAEKSGVALVQTMVGELSVQKWADICLH comes from the coding sequence ATGACCGAGTCGTCATTCCACACCGTTTTTGCCTCGCTCGACGGCTACCGCAAGGGCGAGATCGAAATCACGAGCGGCGACGCGCGCCACTACGTGTTCTCCAACGTCTTCGAAGTCGCGGCCCACTCCGCGCCCTACGAAAAGGTCGTGGTCGGCAAGAACCTCGACTATGTGATCGAGACGTTGCGTACCGAAGGACAGTCCGCCTGGTTTGCCTGCGCGCACGACGAATTCGTGATCCTGATGGATGGCGAAGTCCGCATCGACTTTATCCAGCTGGCTGCGCCGCCGAAGAGCGGCATCGGCACCGTTCACGCGGGCGCCAACCCCGCTGGCCGTCCGATGGGCCACGTGGTACTGCGCCGTGGCCACCAGGCGCTGCTGCCGGCCGGCTGTGCGTACCGCTTCAGCGCGGAGAAAAGCGGCGTCGCGCTCGTGCAGACGATGGTCGGCGAGCTCTCGGTACAGAAGTGGGCCGACATCTGCCTGCATTGA
- a CDS encoding LysR family transcriptional regulator, with protein MDRFLSIEAFVRVAETSSFAEASRQLGVTSSVITTRIQQLEKFVNAPLFHRSTRHVRLSEVGEAFYRECAEVVGRVNELTDQMRELRATPTGRMRIQVLPGFALGHFGAPLAEFNRRYPGIQLDVIVNDRVVDPIEEGFDVAFQIFPPISESLIERRLFAVRRLFCATPAYVREHGAPQHPRDLLQHTTALYSGYPSRNRWTMTRGDEVVEMELPGMIRSNSVHLLRDYALTGGGVVCLPTLVASAALLDGSLVPILTEYTLSALSFAAVYPATQRQALKVKALVEFLAEYLGPEPAWDRPLIERGWVS; from the coding sequence GTGGACCGTTTTCTGAGTATCGAAGCCTTCGTGCGCGTAGCGGAGACTAGCAGCTTTGCCGAAGCATCGCGGCAACTCGGCGTGACGAGCTCGGTCATCACGACCCGCATCCAGCAACTGGAGAAGTTCGTCAACGCACCGCTCTTTCATCGAAGCACGCGGCATGTGCGGCTATCCGAAGTGGGCGAGGCGTTCTATCGCGAATGCGCGGAAGTGGTCGGGCGCGTCAACGAACTGACCGACCAGATGCGCGAACTGCGCGCGACGCCCACTGGCCGGATGCGCATCCAGGTGCTGCCGGGCTTCGCACTAGGCCACTTCGGAGCACCCCTCGCCGAATTCAACCGCCGCTATCCCGGCATCCAGCTCGACGTGATCGTCAACGACCGGGTCGTCGATCCCATCGAAGAAGGTTTCGACGTCGCGTTCCAGATCTTCCCACCCATTTCCGAGTCGCTGATCGAGCGACGGCTCTTCGCGGTGCGCCGGCTGTTCTGCGCGACCCCCGCGTATGTCCGCGAACATGGCGCGCCGCAACATCCACGCGATTTGCTGCAGCACACCACGGCGCTGTATTCGGGCTATCCGTCGCGCAATCGATGGACCATGACGCGCGGCGACGAAGTCGTCGAAATGGAGTTGCCGGGCATGATCCGGTCGAACTCCGTGCACCTGCTGCGCGACTACGCGCTCACGGGCGGCGGCGTGGTGTGTCTGCCGACGCTCGTGGCGAGCGCCGCGCTGCTGGACGGCTCGCTCGTGCCGATCCTGACGGAGTACACGTTGTCGGCGCTGAGCTTCGCCGCCGTCTATCCCGCAACGCAACGACAGGCGCTGAAGGTGAAAGCGCTCGTCGAGTTTCTTGCCGAATATCTCGGCCCCGAGCCCGCATGGGATCGGCCGCTGATCGAGCGCGGCTGGGTAAGCTAG
- a CDS encoding MFS transporter: MKSNDWDVAYEWKAVVLLALGFGLVGLDRWLIAPLFPSIMRDLHLTAQDVGNCIGILGLSWGIFAALMGGISDKIGRRKVLIPAIIVFSLLSGFSGLAGGLMSLLAVRALMGVAEGSFCPTSFAATADASHPKRRGFNLGLQQSGFALFGLALSPIIATQLLSVMSWRGVFALVSIPGLILGLLMFRVIREPQGAPKPVATTAARGNWRDVLKSRNIRVAMAALFCAMTGVFVLGAMLPLYLTEYLSLDTQRMGVVVSAIGFGGFIGQFGLPGLSDLVGRRVASIVGFAGTAVMLYLFRGLGAQPVELFAVLFVASFFTLGLVSLLSGPVATEAAPVGMISTAIGVVVGAGEIFGGGVAPALAGFVATHFGIQNILWLPICAVLLGIGVSLLLEETAPAILRRRNIRAALELPAAGRPD; this comes from the coding sequence ATGAAATCGAACGACTGGGATGTGGCGTATGAGTGGAAAGCCGTGGTGCTGCTGGCACTCGGCTTCGGGCTGGTGGGCCTCGACCGGTGGCTGATCGCGCCGCTGTTCCCGTCCATCATGCGAGACCTGCACCTGACCGCGCAGGACGTCGGTAACTGCATCGGCATACTCGGGCTTTCGTGGGGCATCTTCGCAGCACTGATGGGCGGCATCTCCGACAAGATCGGACGTCGCAAGGTACTGATTCCTGCAATCATCGTTTTTTCGCTGCTCTCGGGCTTTTCCGGGCTCGCCGGCGGCCTGATGAGTCTGCTTGCCGTGCGCGCGCTGATGGGCGTCGCTGAAGGATCGTTTTGTCCGACGAGCTTCGCCGCCACCGCCGATGCGTCTCATCCGAAGCGGCGCGGCTTCAATCTCGGCCTCCAGCAAAGTGGCTTCGCGTTATTCGGACTTGCACTGTCGCCGATCATCGCAACGCAATTGCTTAGCGTGATGTCGTGGCGCGGGGTGTTCGCGCTGGTGTCGATTCCTGGCCTGATTCTCGGTCTGCTGATGTTCCGCGTGATCCGCGAGCCACAAGGCGCGCCGAAGCCCGTCGCGACGACCGCCGCCCGTGGCAACTGGCGCGACGTGCTGAAGAGCCGCAACATTCGCGTCGCGATGGCAGCGCTGTTCTGCGCGATGACGGGCGTGTTTGTGCTGGGCGCGATGCTGCCGCTCTATCTCACCGAATATCTGTCGCTCGACACGCAGCGCATGGGCGTCGTCGTATCGGCGATCGGATTCGGTGGATTCATCGGACAGTTCGGCTTGCCGGGCCTGTCCGATCTCGTCGGGCGGCGCGTGGCGAGCATCGTCGGCTTTGCGGGCACAGCGGTCATGCTGTACCTGTTCCGTGGACTCGGCGCACAGCCGGTCGAACTGTTCGCGGTGCTGTTCGTCGCGTCGTTCTTCACGCTTGGCCTGGTTTCCTTGTTGTCGGGACCCGTCGCGACGGAGGCCGCACCCGTGGGAATGATTTCGACAGCAATCGGTGTCGTGGTAGGCGCGGGCGAGATCTTTGGCGGCGGCGTCGCCCCGGCGCTCGCCGGCTTCGTCGCGACGCATTTCGGAATCCAGAACATTCTCTGGCTGCCGATCTGCGCGGTGCTGCTCGGTATCGGCGTGAGTCTGCTGCTCGAAGAAACTGCGCCGGCTATCCTGCGCCGGCGCAATATCCGCGCTGCGCTCGAATTGCCCGCGGCTGGACGGCCCGACTAG
- a CDS encoding branched-chain amino acid ABC transporter substrate-binding protein, translating into MNRRYWLLSLAACALATQMAPSWAADPEVVKIGFVGPLTGPVARVGKDLQYGAQLAIDEENARHPTIGGKPVTFVLDVQDDQADPHVAVQVAQKLVDDGVVGVIGHYNSGCSIPASAVYHQAGVAMITPGSTNPDLTKQGYKNVFRTMGHDGIGGVVAGHFVVEQLKPQRIAIIDDRTAFGEGLANAFEKGVKEAGGNVVDREFTNDKAIDFRSILTTLKSKNVDLIFFGGLDEQGAMLVKQMRSLGMTTQLFGAGALKSNAFLQIAGAAGDGTQDLEPGPALDKLPAAQEFGKRYKARFNQDVELYAPFAYDAALAMIKAIHNADSLDRAKIVDSLSKVTVTGVTGKITFDPYGDLIKPPYTLFQVEQGQWKSIKTVGGSGA; encoded by the coding sequence ATGAATCGCCGCTATTGGCTTTTGAGTTTGGCCGCTTGCGCGCTAGCTACGCAAATGGCGCCGTCGTGGGCCGCCGATCCCGAAGTCGTCAAGATCGGTTTTGTCGGGCCGCTGACGGGCCCGGTTGCCCGTGTGGGCAAAGATTTGCAGTACGGCGCGCAGTTGGCCATCGACGAAGAGAACGCCCGGCATCCCACAATCGGCGGAAAGCCGGTCACGTTCGTGCTCGACGTGCAAGACGATCAGGCCGATCCGCACGTGGCGGTGCAGGTCGCGCAGAAGCTCGTCGATGACGGCGTGGTGGGCGTGATCGGCCACTACAATTCGGGTTGCAGCATTCCGGCATCCGCGGTTTATCACCAGGCGGGTGTGGCGATGATTACGCCGGGCTCAACCAATCCGGACCTCACCAAACAGGGCTACAAGAACGTGTTTCGCACGATGGGTCACGACGGCATAGGCGGTGTCGTTGCCGGGCACTTCGTGGTCGAGCAGTTGAAGCCTCAGCGTATCGCGATCATCGACGATCGCACTGCGTTTGGCGAAGGCCTCGCCAATGCGTTCGAAAAAGGCGTGAAGGAGGCGGGCGGCAATGTGGTCGATCGCGAGTTCACCAACGACAAGGCCATCGACTTTCGTTCCATCCTGACCACGCTGAAGAGCAAGAACGTCGATCTGATCTTCTTTGGCGGCCTCGATGAACAGGGGGCGATGCTCGTCAAGCAGATGCGCTCGCTGGGTATGACTACCCAGCTGTTTGGCGCGGGCGCGTTGAAGAGCAATGCGTTCCTGCAGATCGCCGGTGCGGCGGGCGATGGTACGCAGGATCTGGAGCCGGGACCGGCGCTCGACAAGCTTCCTGCCGCGCAGGAATTTGGCAAGCGCTATAAGGCGCGCTTTAATCAGGATGTCGAACTCTACGCGCCGTTTGCCTACGACGCTGCGCTCGCGATGATCAAGGCGATTCACAACGCCGATTCGCTCGACCGTGCGAAGATCGTCGACAGTCTATCTAAGGTCACAGTCACAGGTGTGACGGGCAAGATCACTTTTGACCCGTATGGAGATCTGATCAAGCCGCCTTATACGTTGTTTCAAGTCGAGCAGGGGCAGTGGAAGAGTATCAAGACGGTGGGCGGCAGCGGCGCCTGA